The following proteins come from a genomic window of Mammaliicoccus sp. Marseille-Q6498:
- the clpP gene encoding ATP-dependent Clp endopeptidase proteolytic subunit ClpP, with protein MNLIPTVIETTNRGERAYDIYSRLLKDRIIMLGSAIDDNVANSIVSQLLFLQAQDSEKDIYLYINSPGGSVTAGFAIYDTIQHIKPDVQTICIGMAASMGSFLLAAGAKGKRFALPNSEVMIHQPLGGAQGQATEIEIAARHILRTREKLNKILSERTGQPIENIERDTDRDNFLTAEEAKNYGLIDDVMHPDDVKS; from the coding sequence ATGAATTTAATACCAACAGTTATTGAAACAACAAACCGCGGAGAACGCGCTTATGATATTTATTCACGTTTACTGAAAGACCGCATTATTATGTTAGGATCTGCAATTGATGATAACGTAGCAAACTCAATCGTTTCACAATTATTATTCCTACAAGCACAAGACTCTGAGAAAGATATTTATTTATATATCAACTCACCAGGCGGAAGCGTAACAGCTGGATTTGCTATTTATGATACAATCCAACACATTAAACCAGACGTACAAACAATTTGTATCGGTATGGCAGCTTCAATGGGTTCATTCCTATTAGCAGCAGGTGCAAAAGGAAAAAGATTTGCTTTACCAAACAGTGAAGTAATGATTCACCAACCACTTGGTGGCGCACAAGGACAAGCTACTGAAATTGAAATCGCAGCTCGTCACATCTTACGTACTCGTGAGAAATTAAACAAGATTTTATCAGAAAGAACAGGTCAACCAATTGAAAATATTGAAAGAGACACTGATCGTGATAACTTCTTAACAGCTGAAGAAGCAAAAAATTATGGTTTAATCGACGATGTTATGCATCCTGATGATGTAAAATCATAA